A stretch of Salvelinus alpinus chromosome 4, SLU_Salpinus.1, whole genome shotgun sequence DNA encodes these proteins:
- the LOC139574214 gene encoding FERM and PDZ domain-containing protein 1-like isoform X2, with the protein MEEKERSRSRSPSRSRRASRVQQVVGTLIRRTRESLSRERILGDGRSNRSGSVSSQNFPVRLTVQIVRDPVLDSRGHGFTLSKQHPLLVRDVSTGGPADGILYPGDQVLQINDLLADDLSYEQLQDVTRDLEDSVTMTILRHMTGPKSSIMSAEKRARLRSNPIKVRFAEEVIVNGHTQGNSLLFLPNVLKVYLENGQTKAFKFDATTTIKDIVLTLKDKLSICCIEYFALVLEQQYSITKLLLLHEDELIHKVVQKKENSSHDYKCLFRVCFIPRDPLELLQEDPTAFDYLFLQSVGDVLQERFAVEMKCNTALRLAALHMHERLNSIGSTRTSIKSITKEFGLDSFISPTLLSNMREKDLRKAISYHLKKIHSLLEPRQKVISATQARLAYLTQLGELISYGGRSYTATMMLQDREVLVSLLVGARYGLSQVVNHKLNMVSTLVDFSSISRVELLSESDRVSLLRISLHDIKPFALLMDSLAAKDLACLLGGYCKLLVDPRVCVFRLRRPKVRVHRIPAEEGYVSRCCSDSDDSSDEDYPTEPPPTHTRKRPAPASKDREGWRSEEEEQRGAEGKKERAGKEYEEKQEVTIIELSEKDMEVEEENGREVRGREIMLGIKANAGTVEHDNWYHTDPRVNSNFSSLSSGSLKAALEESSAAAAARGGGPAKASSRLVALREDSPSLRSQRPTQGTTTLDVHHPFLLEVTAPSPQRQREGAPGSTASAPVRPTNLSYRSNDSSCLCFTEHSKGSYLPSPPEATSDEEETEEVDDDDDEEELRRLSKIPSHVDLRLIDKICAQSNKTASNNKLDIPIHISSCEKRAACSSTRKGEESLSRHSGDSGPFLTPSPNAPPPVARESASESDDEFFDAQERFTPPVPPDGTENSLDVADDNRHSKRWSGTGKGLPVVPEREPPSPLKKKHSSPDHKKQQETQRDPKLHSNQSSMQSVDAKIKPPLAPKPQLLPKPELAPKPELAPKPQIDPQRSPKCGGPYAHCNGDARGGHAGLLEIDTMEPETMEFKSVTSGAGGPPLSSPLITAVRKNQQPPAEPQAVENGLRQENGPKIENSSKQEHSSKIENSSKIENRTPNMLPKDCVLVTADKQTARVETKTNGISLPKGEVRNGVGVEPQRKLQSLSPIPRSASGDEIRLSLTSPPPLSPRTSPPSLHPLTVLPIPVSPKEKEGVSPPNGLHPWGSCNGSAQSGRRVSLSHDNLSPKNADGPLSLTTSLTTSSKGTAGGPESTGRSGSGSDLRVSSSSLGGRLPTSALRGRIQALPWYMTRSQEILGTLDYPSTSSVNEDVTSGYGSGLSVSGASEVSKVTAAKAVGETAAGKGKKEVLEDGAEVVIATIKEFQEVTPRLKEANGTNVSHPNQALRENGPHVSEPYGFLGSCKSEQPQSRAHSEVGLGGGSGPPLEGDSLVHTPPQAHREACGCRTVYANCFSGDVEDGCGFDEELTIYEFSKRTRPKQARSTPLPSPTSPVPSPNILSLLRDTPRPLSTLSTASSEISPLLSRPVSPTPPIGALRSLTNKRYVGLKGGFASLRQDIDQLRLVLERGTTGPPPSSEHSKTDQDGCGEEGPNQDVGQEEGPTPCCGGASPLLLTEAERSLLQAEARRLATGCQRATRVGWAPEEALRSLSNSFSALVQLSAACLRTHPCPGCDICRNRRQIHSTDDEGQEEALDKLKEIVGLYREFVGAVETAETRAGAGSGTGSGDGQRQGEGEGVRLLAKRCTVLISSVFALTQLFRMHSPDTTDLLGQTPFHF; encoded by the exons atggaggagaaggagaggagtagGAGCCGGTCTCCTTCTCGTAGCCGTAGGGCCAGCCGGGTGCAGCAGGTGGTGGGGACGTTGATCAGACGCACCCGAGAATCACTCAGCAG AGAGCGGATCCTTGGCGATGGGAGGTCCAACCGGTCAGGCAGCGTATCCAGTCAGAACTTCCCGGTGAGGCTAACGGTTCAGATCGTCAGAGACCCGGTGTTGGACTCCAGAGGTCATGGGTTCACCCTctccaaacagcaccccctgcTGGTCAGGGACGTGTCTACAg GTGGCCCAGCGGATGGCATACTGTACCCTGGAGACCAGGTGTTACAGATCAATGACCTGCTGGCAGATGATCTCAGCTATGAACAGCTGCAAGACGTCACCAG GGACTTGGAGGACTCTGTCACAATGACAATCTTAAGGCACATGACa GGTCCTAAGTCGTCCATCATGTCGGCGGAGAAGAGGGCTCGTCTGAGGAGTAACCCGATCAAAGTGCGCTTCGCAGAGGAAGTGATCGTTAACGGTCACACTCAG GGAAACTCTCTTCTGTTCCTGCCCAACGTTCTGAAGGTCTACCTGGAGAACGGACAGACCAAGGCCTTCAAGTTCGACGCTACCACCACCATCAAG GACATCGTTCTGACTCTGAAGGACAAGTTGTCCATCTGCTGTATTGAGTACTTTGCTCTGGTGCTGGAACAGCAGTATAGCATCACTAAGCTACTGCTCCTGCACGAGGACGAGCTTATACACAAG GTGGTGCAGAAGAAGGAGAACAGCAGCCATGACTACAAGTGTCTGTTCAGGGTGTGTTTCATTCCCAGAGACCCCCTGGAGCTGCTACAGGAAGACCCCACCGCCTTCGACTACCTCTTCCTCCAG agcGTCGGGGACGTTCTACAGGAGAGGTTTGCGGTGGAGATGAAGTGTAACACTGCACTGCGTCTGGCTGCCCTGCACATGCACGAGAGACTGAACAGTATAGGCTCCACCCGGACCTCTATCAAGAGCATCAC GAAAGAGTTTGGTCTGGACAGCTTCATCTCTCCCACTCTGCTCAGTAACATGCGAGAGAAGGACCTGAGGAAAGCCATCAGCTACCACCTCAAGAAGATCCACTCACTGCTGGAGCCACGACAGAAG gtTATCTCAGCCACTCAGGCCCGGCTGGCCTACCTCACCCAGCTTGGAGAACTAATCTCCTACGGAGGCCGGTCCTATACAGCCACCATGATG TTGCAGGACCGGGAGGTGCTGGTCAGTCTGTTGGTGGGGGCGCGCTACGGCCTGAGTCAGGTGGTCAACCACAAGCTCAACATGGTGTCCACCCTGGTAGACTTCAGCAGCATCAGTAGAGTGGAGCTGCTCTCTGAGTCGGACAGAGTCAGCCTGCTACGTATCTCCCTGCACGACATCAAG cctttTGCCTTACTGATGGACTCTCTGGCAGCCAAAGACTTGGCGTGTCTACTGGGGGGCTATTGCAAGCTCCTGGTGGaccccagagtgtgtgtgttccgTCTGAGACGCCCCAAGGTGCGGGTGCACAGGATACCTGCTGAGGAAG GCTATGTGTCCCGCTGCTGTAGTGACTCCGATGACTCGTCAGACGAGGACTACCCCACCGAGCCTCCACCAACTCACACCCGCAAACGCCCCGCACCTGCCAGCAAAgacagggaggggtggaggagtgaagaagaggagcagagaggagcggagggaaagaaagagagagctggGAAAGAATACGAAGAGAAACAAGAGGTGACGATCATTGAGCTGTCAGAGAAGGACatggaggtagaggaagagaacggAAGGgaagtgagaggaagagagatcatGCTAGGAATTAAAGCTAACGCAGGAACAGTGGAACACGACAACTGGTACCACACAGACCCGCGGGTCAACAGTAACTTCTCCAGCCTGTCCAGCGGCTCTCTGAAGGCGGCCTTGGAGGAGAGCAGCGCTGCAGCTGCAGCCAGAGGAGGAGGCCCAGCCAAGGCCTCCTCTCGCTTGGTCGCCCTGCGTGAGGACAGCCCCTCTCTCCGGTCCCAACGGCCAACTCAGGGGACCACCACCCTGGATGTCCACCACCCGTTCCTCCTGGAGGTCACAGCTCCCTCTCCTCAGCGTCAGAGAGAGGGCGCCCCCGGCAGCACGGCCTCTGCCCCCGTACGCCCCACCAACCTGAGTTACCGCAGCAACGACAGCTCGTGCCTGTGCTTCACTGAACACTCCAAGGGCAGCTATCTCCCCAGCCCCCCCGAGGCCACCAGCGACGAGGAGGAGACGGAGGAAGTTGACGATGACGACGATGAGGAGGAACTGAGACGGCTCTCTAAGATCCCAAGTCACGTAGACCTGCGCCTCATAGACAAGATCTGCGCCCAGTCTAACAAAACTGCTTCCAACAACAAGTTAGACATCCCCATCCACATCTCCTCCTGTGAAAAGAGGGCGGCTTGTAGCTCCACCCGCAAAGGGGAGGAGAGTCTATCAAGACACTCCGGAGATTCCGGTCCTTTCCTAACGCCGTCCCCTAACGCTCCTCCTCCTGTTGCTAGGGAAAGTGCCTCAGAGTCAGACGATGAGTTCTTCGATGCCCAGGAGCGGTTCACTCCTCCAGTTCCTCCTGATGGCACAG aAAACAGTTTGGATGTGGCTGACGATAATAGACACAGTAAACGCTGGAGTGGCACAGGAAAGGGACTGCCAGTGGTACCAGAGAGGGAGCCTCCCTCACCCCTCAAAAAGAAGCACTCCTCACCTGACCACAAGAAACAGCAGGAGACCCAACGAGACCCAAAGCTCCACTCAAACCAGTCTTCCATGCAGAGTGTCGATGCCAAGATCAAACCACCATTGGCCCCCAAGCCCCAGCTACTCCCAAAACCTGAACTGGCCCCTAAACCTGAACTGGCCCCCAAGCCCCAGATAGACCCCCAGAGGTCTCCCAAGTGTGGGGGTCCGTACGCCCACTGTAACGGTGATGCTCGTGGGGGCCACGCGGGGCTCTTAGAGATAGACACCATGGAGCCGGAAACGATGGAGTTTAAATCAGTCACCTCGGGGGCGGGGGGgcctccactctcctcccccctcatcacGGCTGTACGGAAGAACCAGCAGCCCCCTGCTGAACCTCAGGCTGTGGAGAACGGGCTCAGGCAAGAGAACGGGCCTAAGATAGAGAACAGTTCTAAGCAAGAGCACAGTTCTAAGATAGAGAACAGTTCTAAGATAGAGAACAGGACTCCTAACATGCTTCCTAAAGATTGTGTTCTGGTCACTGCTGACAAGCAGACAGCGAGAGTTGAAACTAAAACAAATGGGATTTCCCTGCCGAAGGGAGAGGTCCGAAATGGGGTTGGGGTGGAACCCCAGAGAAAGCTGCAAAGCTTATCCCCCATTCCACGTTCGGCTTCAGGAGATGAGATCAGGTTGAGCCTTACCAGCCCTCCACCGCTCTCTCCCAgaacctcccctccttctcttcatCCCCTAACAGTCCTCCCCATCCCGGTCTCACCgaaggagaaagagggggtgTCCCCACCGAACGGCCTCCACCCCTGGGGCAGTTGCAATGGGAGCGCTCAGTCCGGGAGGAGGGTCTCTCTGAGTCACGACAACCTGTCTCCCAAAAACGCAGATGGCCCCCTCAGTCTGACCACCTccctcaccacctcctctaaAGGGACAGCGGGAGGCCCAGAGAGCACAGGGAGGTCAGGGTCAGGTTCAGACCTGAGGGTCAGTTCTTCCAGCCTGGGGGGCCGTCTGCCTACCTCAGCCCTGAGAGGGCGGATCCAGGCCCTGCCCTGGTACATGACCCGCTCCCAGGAGATCCTGGGCACCCTGGACTACCCCTCCACGAGCTCTGTCAACGAGGATGTCACGTCCGGGTACGGCTCCGGTCTGTCGGTCAGCGGAGCCTCCGAGGTCAGCAAGGTCACTGCCGCCAAGGCAGTAGGTGAGACTGCAGCGGGTAAAGGGAAGAAGGAAGTGCTGGAGGATGGAGCCGAGGTCGTCATAGCGACCATCAAAGAGTTCCAGGAAGTGACTCCCCGTTTGAAGGAGGCCAATGGGACGAACGTGTCGCACCCCAACCAGGCCCTGAGAGAAAATGGGCCGCACGTCTCTGAGCCTTATGGGTTTCTGGGCTCCTGCAAGTCGGAGCAGCCCCAGTCCAGGGCCCACTCAGAGGTGGGGTTAGGGGGTGGTTCAGGCCCACCCCTAGAGGGGGACTCTCTGGTGCACACCCCTCCACAGGCCCACCGCGAGGCGTGTGGGTGCCGCACCGTCTACGCCAACTGCTTCAGCGGCGACGTGGAGGATGGCTGCGGCTTTGACGAGGAGCTCACAATCTACGAGTTCTCCAAACGCACGCGCCCCAAACAAGCCCGCTCTACACCCCTgccctcccccacctcccctgTCCCCTCCCCCAACATCCTGTCCCTGCTGAGGGACacccctcgccctctctctaccctctccactgCCTCCTCAGAAATTAGCCCCCTCCTATCCCGCCCTGTCTCCCCAACGCCCCCTATAGGCGCCCTGCGCTCCCTCACCAACAAACGCTACGTGGGGCTGAAGGGGGGCTTTGCCTCCCTGAGGCAGGACATCGATCAGCTACGCCTGGTCCTGGAGAGAGGCACGACTGGGCCACCACCATCATCAGAACACTCTAAAACAGACCAGGATGGGTGTGGAGAAGAGGGCCCCAACCAAGACGTGGGGCAAGAGGAGGGTCCGACCCCATGCTGTGGAGGGGCAAGTCCTCTACTCTTGAcagaggctgagaggagtttACTCCAGGCAGAGGCCCGGCGGTTGGCAACAGGGTGCCAGCGTGCCACGCGTGTGGGCTGGGCTCCGGAGGAGGCACTTCGGTCCTTATCCAACAGCTTTAGTGCCCTTGTGCAGCTCTCTGCAGCCTGCCTGAGAACACACCCCTGTCCTGGCTGTGACATCTGCCGCAATAGGCGTCAGATCCACAGCACTGATGATGAGGGCCAGGAGGAGGCTCTGGACAAGCTGAAGGAGATTGTAGGGCTGTACCGGGAGTTTGTTGGGGCTGTGGAGACGGCTGAAACCAGGGCTGGGGCTGGCAGTGGGACTGGGTCTGGGGATGgacagaggcagggagagggcgAGGGGGTGAGGCTGCTGGCCAAACGCTGCACGGTGCTCATCTCTTCCGTCTTTGCGCTCACGCAGCTGTTCAGGATGCACTCGCCGGACACGACAGACCTGCTGGGTCAAACACCTTTCCACTTTTGA
- the LOC139574214 gene encoding FERM and PDZ domain-containing protein 1-like isoform X1 — MEEKERSRSRSPSRSRRASRVQQVVGTLIRRTRESLSRERILGDGRSNRSGSVSSQNFPVRLTVQIVRDPVLDSRGHGFTLSKQHPLLVRDVSTGGPADGILYPGDQVLQINDLLADDLSYEQLQDVTRDLEDSVTMTILRHMTGPKSSIMSAEKRARLRSNPIKVRFAEEVIVNGHTQGNSLLFLPNVLKVYLENGQTKAFKFDATTTIKDIVLTLKDKLSICCIEYFALVLEQQYSITKLLLLHEDELIHKVVQKKENSSHDYKCLFRVCFIPRDPLELLQEDPTAFDYLFLQSVGDVLQERFAVEMKCNTALRLAALHMHERLNSIGSTRTSIKSITKEFGLDSFISPTLLSNMREKDLRKAISYHLKKIHSLLEPRQKVISATQARLAYLTQLGELISYGGRSYTATMMLQDREVLVSLLVGARYGLSQVVNHKLNMVSTLVDFSSISRVELLSESDRVSLLRISLHDIKPFALLMDSLAAKDLACLLGGYCKLLVDPRVCVFRLRRPKVRVHRIPAEEGVCEGRFAVIEGVCYESLTSYVSRCCSDSDDSSDEDYPTEPPPTHTRKRPAPASKDREGWRSEEEEQRGAEGKKERAGKEYEEKQEVTIIELSEKDMEVEEENGREVRGREIMLGIKANAGTVEHDNWYHTDPRVNSNFSSLSSGSLKAALEESSAAAAARGGGPAKASSRLVALREDSPSLRSQRPTQGTTTLDVHHPFLLEVTAPSPQRQREGAPGSTASAPVRPTNLSYRSNDSSCLCFTEHSKGSYLPSPPEATSDEEETEEVDDDDDEEELRRLSKIPSHVDLRLIDKICAQSNKTASNNKLDIPIHISSCEKRAACSSTRKGEESLSRHSGDSGPFLTPSPNAPPPVARESASESDDEFFDAQERFTPPVPPDGTENSLDVADDNRHSKRWSGTGKGLPVVPEREPPSPLKKKHSSPDHKKQQETQRDPKLHSNQSSMQSVDAKIKPPLAPKPQLLPKPELAPKPELAPKPQIDPQRSPKCGGPYAHCNGDARGGHAGLLEIDTMEPETMEFKSVTSGAGGPPLSSPLITAVRKNQQPPAEPQAVENGLRQENGPKIENSSKQEHSSKIENSSKIENRTPNMLPKDCVLVTADKQTARVETKTNGISLPKGEVRNGVGVEPQRKLQSLSPIPRSASGDEIRLSLTSPPPLSPRTSPPSLHPLTVLPIPVSPKEKEGVSPPNGLHPWGSCNGSAQSGRRVSLSHDNLSPKNADGPLSLTTSLTTSSKGTAGGPESTGRSGSGSDLRVSSSSLGGRLPTSALRGRIQALPWYMTRSQEILGTLDYPSTSSVNEDVTSGYGSGLSVSGASEVSKVTAAKAVGETAAGKGKKEVLEDGAEVVIATIKEFQEVTPRLKEANGTNVSHPNQALRENGPHVSEPYGFLGSCKSEQPQSRAHSEVGLGGGSGPPLEGDSLVHTPPQAHREACGCRTVYANCFSGDVEDGCGFDEELTIYEFSKRTRPKQARSTPLPSPTSPVPSPNILSLLRDTPRPLSTLSTASSEISPLLSRPVSPTPPIGALRSLTNKRYVGLKGGFASLRQDIDQLRLVLERGTTGPPPSSEHSKTDQDGCGEEGPNQDVGQEEGPTPCCGGASPLLLTEAERSLLQAEARRLATGCQRATRVGWAPEEALRSLSNSFSALVQLSAACLRTHPCPGCDICRNRRQIHSTDDEGQEEALDKLKEIVGLYREFVGAVETAETRAGAGSGTGSGDGQRQGEGEGVRLLAKRCTVLISSVFALTQLFRMHSPDTTDLLGQTPFHF; from the exons atggaggagaaggagaggagtagGAGCCGGTCTCCTTCTCGTAGCCGTAGGGCCAGCCGGGTGCAGCAGGTGGTGGGGACGTTGATCAGACGCACCCGAGAATCACTCAGCAG AGAGCGGATCCTTGGCGATGGGAGGTCCAACCGGTCAGGCAGCGTATCCAGTCAGAACTTCCCGGTGAGGCTAACGGTTCAGATCGTCAGAGACCCGGTGTTGGACTCCAGAGGTCATGGGTTCACCCTctccaaacagcaccccctgcTGGTCAGGGACGTGTCTACAg GTGGCCCAGCGGATGGCATACTGTACCCTGGAGACCAGGTGTTACAGATCAATGACCTGCTGGCAGATGATCTCAGCTATGAACAGCTGCAAGACGTCACCAG GGACTTGGAGGACTCTGTCACAATGACAATCTTAAGGCACATGACa GGTCCTAAGTCGTCCATCATGTCGGCGGAGAAGAGGGCTCGTCTGAGGAGTAACCCGATCAAAGTGCGCTTCGCAGAGGAAGTGATCGTTAACGGTCACACTCAG GGAAACTCTCTTCTGTTCCTGCCCAACGTTCTGAAGGTCTACCTGGAGAACGGACAGACCAAGGCCTTCAAGTTCGACGCTACCACCACCATCAAG GACATCGTTCTGACTCTGAAGGACAAGTTGTCCATCTGCTGTATTGAGTACTTTGCTCTGGTGCTGGAACAGCAGTATAGCATCACTAAGCTACTGCTCCTGCACGAGGACGAGCTTATACACAAG GTGGTGCAGAAGAAGGAGAACAGCAGCCATGACTACAAGTGTCTGTTCAGGGTGTGTTTCATTCCCAGAGACCCCCTGGAGCTGCTACAGGAAGACCCCACCGCCTTCGACTACCTCTTCCTCCAG agcGTCGGGGACGTTCTACAGGAGAGGTTTGCGGTGGAGATGAAGTGTAACACTGCACTGCGTCTGGCTGCCCTGCACATGCACGAGAGACTGAACAGTATAGGCTCCACCCGGACCTCTATCAAGAGCATCAC GAAAGAGTTTGGTCTGGACAGCTTCATCTCTCCCACTCTGCTCAGTAACATGCGAGAGAAGGACCTGAGGAAAGCCATCAGCTACCACCTCAAGAAGATCCACTCACTGCTGGAGCCACGACAGAAG gtTATCTCAGCCACTCAGGCCCGGCTGGCCTACCTCACCCAGCTTGGAGAACTAATCTCCTACGGAGGCCGGTCCTATACAGCCACCATGATG TTGCAGGACCGGGAGGTGCTGGTCAGTCTGTTGGTGGGGGCGCGCTACGGCCTGAGTCAGGTGGTCAACCACAAGCTCAACATGGTGTCCACCCTGGTAGACTTCAGCAGCATCAGTAGAGTGGAGCTGCTCTCTGAGTCGGACAGAGTCAGCCTGCTACGTATCTCCCTGCACGACATCAAG cctttTGCCTTACTGATGGACTCTCTGGCAGCCAAAGACTTGGCGTGTCTACTGGGGGGCTATTGCAAGCTCCTGGTGGaccccagagtgtgtgtgttccgTCTGAGACGCCCCAAGGTGCGGGTGCACAGGATACCTGCTGAGGAAGGTGTGTGTGAAGGGAGGTTCGCCGTTATAGAGGGAGTTTGCTATGAATCGCTGACAA GCTATGTGTCCCGCTGCTGTAGTGACTCCGATGACTCGTCAGACGAGGACTACCCCACCGAGCCTCCACCAACTCACACCCGCAAACGCCCCGCACCTGCCAGCAAAgacagggaggggtggaggagtgaagaagaggagcagagaggagcggagggaaagaaagagagagctggGAAAGAATACGAAGAGAAACAAGAGGTGACGATCATTGAGCTGTCAGAGAAGGACatggaggtagaggaagagaacggAAGGgaagtgagaggaagagagatcatGCTAGGAATTAAAGCTAACGCAGGAACAGTGGAACACGACAACTGGTACCACACAGACCCGCGGGTCAACAGTAACTTCTCCAGCCTGTCCAGCGGCTCTCTGAAGGCGGCCTTGGAGGAGAGCAGCGCTGCAGCTGCAGCCAGAGGAGGAGGCCCAGCCAAGGCCTCCTCTCGCTTGGTCGCCCTGCGTGAGGACAGCCCCTCTCTCCGGTCCCAACGGCCAACTCAGGGGACCACCACCCTGGATGTCCACCACCCGTTCCTCCTGGAGGTCACAGCTCCCTCTCCTCAGCGTCAGAGAGAGGGCGCCCCCGGCAGCACGGCCTCTGCCCCCGTACGCCCCACCAACCTGAGTTACCGCAGCAACGACAGCTCGTGCCTGTGCTTCACTGAACACTCCAAGGGCAGCTATCTCCCCAGCCCCCCCGAGGCCACCAGCGACGAGGAGGAGACGGAGGAAGTTGACGATGACGACGATGAGGAGGAACTGAGACGGCTCTCTAAGATCCCAAGTCACGTAGACCTGCGCCTCATAGACAAGATCTGCGCCCAGTCTAACAAAACTGCTTCCAACAACAAGTTAGACATCCCCATCCACATCTCCTCCTGTGAAAAGAGGGCGGCTTGTAGCTCCACCCGCAAAGGGGAGGAGAGTCTATCAAGACACTCCGGAGATTCCGGTCCTTTCCTAACGCCGTCCCCTAACGCTCCTCCTCCTGTTGCTAGGGAAAGTGCCTCAGAGTCAGACGATGAGTTCTTCGATGCCCAGGAGCGGTTCACTCCTCCAGTTCCTCCTGATGGCACAG aAAACAGTTTGGATGTGGCTGACGATAATAGACACAGTAAACGCTGGAGTGGCACAGGAAAGGGACTGCCAGTGGTACCAGAGAGGGAGCCTCCCTCACCCCTCAAAAAGAAGCACTCCTCACCTGACCACAAGAAACAGCAGGAGACCCAACGAGACCCAAAGCTCCACTCAAACCAGTCTTCCATGCAGAGTGTCGATGCCAAGATCAAACCACCATTGGCCCCCAAGCCCCAGCTACTCCCAAAACCTGAACTGGCCCCTAAACCTGAACTGGCCCCCAAGCCCCAGATAGACCCCCAGAGGTCTCCCAAGTGTGGGGGTCCGTACGCCCACTGTAACGGTGATGCTCGTGGGGGCCACGCGGGGCTCTTAGAGATAGACACCATGGAGCCGGAAACGATGGAGTTTAAATCAGTCACCTCGGGGGCGGGGGGgcctccactctcctcccccctcatcacGGCTGTACGGAAGAACCAGCAGCCCCCTGCTGAACCTCAGGCTGTGGAGAACGGGCTCAGGCAAGAGAACGGGCCTAAGATAGAGAACAGTTCTAAGCAAGAGCACAGTTCTAAGATAGAGAACAGTTCTAAGATAGAGAACAGGACTCCTAACATGCTTCCTAAAGATTGTGTTCTGGTCACTGCTGACAAGCAGACAGCGAGAGTTGAAACTAAAACAAATGGGATTTCCCTGCCGAAGGGAGAGGTCCGAAATGGGGTTGGGGTGGAACCCCAGAGAAAGCTGCAAAGCTTATCCCCCATTCCACGTTCGGCTTCAGGAGATGAGATCAGGTTGAGCCTTACCAGCCCTCCACCGCTCTCTCCCAgaacctcccctccttctcttcatCCCCTAACAGTCCTCCCCATCCCGGTCTCACCgaaggagaaagagggggtgTCCCCACCGAACGGCCTCCACCCCTGGGGCAGTTGCAATGGGAGCGCTCAGTCCGGGAGGAGGGTCTCTCTGAGTCACGACAACCTGTCTCCCAAAAACGCAGATGGCCCCCTCAGTCTGACCACCTccctcaccacctcctctaaAGGGACAGCGGGAGGCCCAGAGAGCACAGGGAGGTCAGGGTCAGGTTCAGACCTGAGGGTCAGTTCTTCCAGCCTGGGGGGCCGTCTGCCTACCTCAGCCCTGAGAGGGCGGATCCAGGCCCTGCCCTGGTACATGACCCGCTCCCAGGAGATCCTGGGCACCCTGGACTACCCCTCCACGAGCTCTGTCAACGAGGATGTCACGTCCGGGTACGGCTCCGGTCTGTCGGTCAGCGGAGCCTCCGAGGTCAGCAAGGTCACTGCCGCCAAGGCAGTAGGTGAGACTGCAGCGGGTAAAGGGAAGAAGGAAGTGCTGGAGGATGGAGCCGAGGTCGTCATAGCGACCATCAAAGAGTTCCAGGAAGTGACTCCCCGTTTGAAGGAGGCCAATGGGACGAACGTGTCGCACCCCAACCAGGCCCTGAGAGAAAATGGGCCGCACGTCTCTGAGCCTTATGGGTTTCTGGGCTCCTGCAAGTCGGAGCAGCCCCAGTCCAGGGCCCACTCAGAGGTGGGGTTAGGGGGTGGTTCAGGCCCACCCCTAGAGGGGGACTCTCTGGTGCACACCCCTCCACAGGCCCACCGCGAGGCGTGTGGGTGCCGCACCGTCTACGCCAACTGCTTCAGCGGCGACGTGGAGGATGGCTGCGGCTTTGACGAGGAGCTCACAATCTACGAGTTCTCCAAACGCACGCGCCCCAAACAAGCCCGCTCTACACCCCTgccctcccccacctcccctgTCCCCTCCCCCAACATCCTGTCCCTGCTGAGGGACacccctcgccctctctctaccctctccactgCCTCCTCAGAAATTAGCCCCCTCCTATCCCGCCCTGTCTCCCCAACGCCCCCTATAGGCGCCCTGCGCTCCCTCACCAACAAACGCTACGTGGGGCTGAAGGGGGGCTTTGCCTCCCTGAGGCAGGACATCGATCAGCTACGCCTGGTCCTGGAGAGAGGCACGACTGGGCCACCACCATCATCAGAACACTCTAAAACAGACCAGGATGGGTGTGGAGAAGAGGGCCCCAACCAAGACGTGGGGCAAGAGGAGGGTCCGACCCCATGCTGTGGAGGGGCAAGTCCTCTACTCTTGAcagaggctgagaggagtttACTCCAGGCAGAGGCCCGGCGGTTGGCAACAGGGTGCCAGCGTGCCACGCGTGTGGGCTGGGCTCCGGAGGAGGCACTTCGGTCCTTATCCAACAGCTTTAGTGCCCTTGTGCAGCTCTCTGCAGCCTGCCTGAGAACACACCCCTGTCCTGGCTGTGACATCTGCCGCAATAGGCGTCAGATCCACAGCACTGATGATGAGGGCCAGGAGGAGGCTCTGGACAAGCTGAAGGAGATTGTAGGGCTGTACCGGGAGTTTGTTGGGGCTGTGGAGACGGCTGAAACCAGGGCTGGGGCTGGCAGTGGGACTGGGTCTGGGGATGgacagaggcagggagagggcgAGGGGGTGAGGCTGCTGGCCAAACGCTGCACGGTGCTCATCTCTTCCGTCTTTGCGCTCACGCAGCTGTTCAGGATGCACTCGCCGGACACGACAGACCTGCTGGGTCAAACACCTTTCCACTTTTGA
- the LOC139574216 gene encoding mitochondrial import receptor subunit TOM5 homolog, whose protein sequence is MFKLEGLEPKMDPEEMKKKMRQDVISSVRNFLIYIALLRATPYILKKLDSI, encoded by the exons ATGTTTAAACTCGAGGGGTTAGAGCCGAAAATGGACCCAGAGGAGATGAAGAAAAAGATGCGACAGGATGTAATCTCGTCCGTGCGCAATTTTCTAATCTATATTGCCCTTCTCAGAGCCA CTCCGTATATCTTGAAGAAGTTGGACAGCATTTGA